The Thalassomonas actiniarum genome contains the following window.
GTATATGAGTTGGAGCTGCCGCAAGCCTGCGCCTTTACCAGTGGCTTTTTGACTAAACATTGTTATATCACCTCTGGCATGCTTAACGCGACAACTGTGCAGGAGCAGGCGGTTATTTTGGGGCATGAAAAAGCCCATGCCAAAAATAATGACCCGTTAAAAAAATGGCTGTTCAGTATTTTGGCGGCATTTTTTCTTCCCTCGCTGACGGCGAGGTTAAAACTCCATATGACACTGGCCATGGAGCAGGCGGCAGATAACGCGGTCTTAAGTGAGGAGAATATTTCATCGACTATGGTAGCCGCGACTTTGGTCAAAGTCGCCCGGTTAAATGCCGCCGAAGCACCGCTGGTGAATAATGAGCTGGTAGCCAATTTTGGCGCAGATGTATTAGAGCAGCGGGTATATTTTCTGCTTGGTCGGCTGGAATTAAAGCCGGTAAATAAGCTGTTAACCCTGATATTTATTGTGCTTATTATTGTCGCCAGTTTATCTGCCATTGACAGCGTTCACCACCTGATGGAAACAATCTTTAGCCACTAATAGATATAATCTGGGTTCAAACCATAACAGCCGGCGGCTGTTTATTTTTAGCTAAAAAACCGATCTGCAATCGGCTTTACAATATTATCCCTTAATTTGATCTAAGGAAGAGGTGCAATGCCCATTCGTAGCGATACAAGAAAAAAACCGACTTGCAATCGGTTTAAAACCAAGATGAAACTGGCCCTGTTGGGGTTAGTTGCTGTTTCATCCGGCGCTTTTGCGCAACCAAGTCTATCCCTTAATGATGCCGTCAGCCTTACGCTGGCTCAGCATCCGCAGTTAAAAAAATATGCCTATCAGAGGGAGGCGGCAAAAGGCATGATGCAGCAAGCGGGTGTATCGACACCTGTGAATATTAACCTAGATGTTGAAGATGTGATCGGCACCGGCAGTTATTCCGGCTTGTCGGCCATGCAAACCACACTGAGCATTTCCTGGTTGCTTGAAGATGAAATTTTAAAGTCCCGGGTAAAGGTGGCAGGTGAGCAAGCACAGGCCAGTGACCTTGCCCGTCAGGGGGAAGCCTTGGATTTAGCTGCTGAAACCGCTGCCATCTTTATCACTTTGCTTGCTCAAAAAGAGCAATTAAAACTGGCTAAGCTGGCTGAAGCGCAAGCGAAAAAAGTGTTGGAGAATATCACCGTCAGGATGAAGGCGGGCAAGTCAAATCTTGTTGATCAGTTGCGGGCAAAAGCGGCGCTTTCGCAAAAAGCTTTGGTGGTGGAAGATCTTAACCA
Protein-coding sequences here:
- a CDS encoding M56 family metallopeptidase, which produces MIEGALAIWLNTFAIAVITFFIANLAVSLMVSVLDQRFLGMEVEPRKTILWLLVAIPWCVAVLVSSYFLYKFSSLDPFSWSTAYAHWHHMDVYAVFSWHSITLLLALLGIAYVLTRKISLLLKHKNELLLLSGFAREIERQVYELELPQACAFTSGFLTKHCYITSGMLNATTVQEQAVILGHEKAHAKNNDPLKKWLFSILAAFFLPSLTARLKLHMTLAMEQAADNAVLSEENISSTMVAATLVKVARLNAAEAPLVNNELVANFGADVLEQRVYFLLGRLELKPVNKLLTLIFIVLIIVASLSAIDSVHHLMETIFSH